The genomic window CTGTTTGTAAGGCGCATCGGCGATATCAAATTCGTCAATGTCCACTTCTTTTCCCGTTCCGCCACCTGCATCGCGAAAAGTGAGTTCGCGCAAACGCCCTATTTCTTGCAATACATTTGGTGAATCTTGAAACGTAATAATGTAGATATGATTAGCACCATTATTGGTGATGCGCACAAATTTATTTTCCGAAAGCTCTTTCGCTAACACATCACGACTTATCGGATCAATAATACTTTTCATAAACGGATACTCAAAAAATTATTTTTTGAAGAGTGCATTTTTGTCGTCTTTCAACAGATACACGAACTCTTTCATTTCTTGCGCCCATTGCATATCACTGCGCGAATTATCAAAAACGGTATATGCAATCGGTTTTCCAAAGATAAGCGTAATTGTTTTATTTCGCTGCTTATACATTTCATCCGCCAAATAAAACATTTCAATGTTTGCTTTAATCCCCAAGCGTTTTCGCCACAATGCGAGGTTGTAAAAAAACGAAGTATTCTGTCCTTCAATGTAAACAGGAACAATGTTACGTTCGTATTTTTTTGCCATCGTAATAAAACTTTTTTTCCATTCCAAATCTTTGATTTTTCCTTGCTGCTTGCGCGATACAAGTCCAGCTGGAAAAATACACGTAAGTTCTTCAGAAGCGTATGCTTGTTGCATTGCGCTCATTGCCGTAGCGGAATTTCGACCGTGCTTATTTACCGGCACAAAAAAAGATTTCATGTTTTCGATGTGAAGCAAAATATCATTTACTAAAAATTTTAAATCCCTGCGTTTTTCGCTTAGCGTTTGTATCATTGCAATGGCATCTACGCCGCCCAAAGGGTGATTGGAAGCAATAATACACGCCCCTTTTTCTGGAATATTTTCCAAACCCTGCATATTTACCGTAACGCCAAACTCCTTTAAAATCGCTGAAGCAAAATCAAAACTTTTTTTATCGCCATTTTTTTCGATGAAATCATTGATTTCATTTTCATGGACAATTTTTTTGATGTAGTTTAAAATGGCTTTTGGCAAAAATTTTAAGAGCTTCTCATTTTTTTTTCGAATCACATTTTCCACATCAATAAATTTATTGGCGTGATTTTTATGTTGCGAATTTATTGCCTCTTCCATTTCTAAATTTAAGAAACGCAAGTTCGGATTTTTTTTTAATTCCTGCGCAGACTTTCAGTACGCTCAAAAAACAGTTTGAAAAATTATTTTTTTGAAGCACTTTTTTGGACTTGAAAAATTATTTTTTCGAAGCGAAAAATGAAGAATTCGTAAAATCATCAAAAAACAAAAAGTTTCCCACTATTCACTTTTTTTGCTTCGCAAAATAAAATCCTTTATTCACAATACATGCAGCATGTTTCGAGGCATTAAAAGGAGTGTCTAAAACGAAAAGTTTTCAACAAAGTGGTAAAAAGTGGTAAAAAGTGGTAAAAAGTTCAGTAAATTTACCCCACGAAATATAGAAGCCCTATGAACAGCCTGTTTGGAGTATATGAATGCAATGCCGACGCAAAAGGTCGAGTGATGCTTCCTGCTGCATTTAAAAAACAGTTGGCGGCAGTGAGCGAAAATGGTTTTGTAATCAAGCGTAGCATTTTTAGTAAATCGTTGGAACTCTATCCTATCGCGGTTTGGAATGAGATGGTGAAAGAAGTAAACAAGCTGAATAAGTTTGTGAAAAAGAACGCAGAGTTTATTCGTTTGTTCAATTACGGAGTAATGTCGGTGGATTTGGATTCCACGTCGAGGCTTTTGATATCAAAGGATTTGATGCAGTTTGCGAGCATCAGTAAAAATGTAGTAATGGCAGCGGCAGGCGATCGGATTGAAATTTGGGACAAAAAAGCATACGACAAATTTATTGCAGAAGGCAGCAGCAATTTTGAAAAATTAGCGGAAGAAGTGATGGGCGGAATTAATCCTTCTGATACGGAAAAATAAAAATGCAATACCATAATCCCGTTCTTTTACATGAGTGCATTGATGGCTTGAATATTCGTCCGGCGGGTACATACGTTGATGTTACGTACGGCGGCGGTGGTCATTCGAAAGAAATTTTGAAAAAACTAAGTACTGGAAAATTGTTCGCTTTTGATCAAGACGAAGATGCGCTGAAAAATAAAATCTCAGACGATCGCTTGACGCTGACAACGCAAAATTTTAAGTACATGACTAATTACTTAAAGTTTTACAAAGCCTTTCCGGTAGATGGAATATTAGCTGATTTGGGTATTTCATCGCATCAAATTGATGTTCCAGAAAAAGGTTTTTCTACTCGTTTTGATGCGCCGCTCGATATGCGAATGGACAAAAATACCAAGCTTGTCGCCAGTGATGTTGTCAATCTTTCGACGGAAGAAGAATTGAAAAATATTTTTTCGGAATACGGAGAAATTAAAAATGCATCGCGTCTCGCATGGAAAATTTGTCAGGCTCGAAAAATTAATTTTTTGAACACCGTAAATGAGTTGAAAGAAGCAATGGCTTCCTGTATGCCGAGAGGAAAAGAACATCAATATCAAGCACAAGTTTTTCAAGCATTGCGAATAAAAGTAAACGATGAGTTGGGCGCCTTAAAAGAATTTTTGCTTCAAACAACGGCAGCATTAAAACCAGGAGGAAGATTGGTCGTGATTTCATATCACTCGTTAGAAGACAGATTGGTGAAAAATTTTATCCGTAGCGGAAAATTAGAAGGAGAAATAGAAAAAGATTTTTACGGGAATCCGCTCGTAGCCTTTAAAATGATAAGCAGAAAGCCAATTACACCTTCGGAAGAAGAATTGAAAATAAACAATAGAGCAAGAAGTGCAAAACTTAGAATAGCAGAAAAAATTTAGAATGAATAC from Bacteroidia bacterium includes these protein-coding regions:
- a CDS encoding 1-acyl-sn-glycerol-3-phosphate acyltransferase is translated as MEEAINSQHKNHANKFIDVENVIRKKNEKLLKFLPKAILNYIKKIVHENEINDFIEKNGDKKSFDFASAILKEFGVTVNMQGLENIPEKGACIIASNHPLGGVDAIAMIQTLSEKRRDLKFLVNDILLHIENMKSFFVPVNKHGRNSATAMSAMQQAYASEELTCIFPAGLVSRKQQGKIKDLEWKKSFITMAKKYERNIVPVYIEGQNTSFFYNLALWRKRLGIKANIEMFYLADEMYKQRNKTITLIFGKPIAYTVFDNSRSDMQWAQEMKEFVYLLKDDKNALFKK
- a CDS encoding division/cell wall cluster transcriptional repressor MraZ, encoding MNSLFGVYECNADAKGRVMLPAAFKKQLAAVSENGFVIKRSIFSKSLELYPIAVWNEMVKEVNKLNKFVKKNAEFIRLFNYGVMSVDLDSTSRLLISKDLMQFASISKNVVMAAAGDRIEIWDKKAYDKFIAEGSSNFEKLAEEVMGGINPSDTEK
- the rsmH gene encoding 16S rRNA (cytosine(1402)-N(4))-methyltransferase RsmH, which translates into the protein MQYHNPVLLHECIDGLNIRPAGTYVDVTYGGGGHSKEILKKLSTGKLFAFDQDEDALKNKISDDRLTLTTQNFKYMTNYLKFYKAFPVDGILADLGISSHQIDVPEKGFSTRFDAPLDMRMDKNTKLVASDVVNLSTEEELKNIFSEYGEIKNASRLAWKICQARKINFLNTVNELKEAMASCMPRGKEHQYQAQVFQALRIKVNDELGALKEFLLQTTAALKPGGRLVVISYHSLEDRLVKNFIRSGKLEGEIEKDFYGNPLVAFKMISRKPITPSEEELKINNRARSAKLRIAEKI